In Capillimicrobium parvum, a genomic segment contains:
- a CDS encoding ABC transporter ATP-binding protein — protein sequence MITITDLVVRFGGVTPLDGVNVTFAPGTCGLIGPNGAGKTTFFNVLSGFVTPASGRIEAFGEDLLSMTHFRRARWGLRRTFQTEQAIEELTVANNVGMVLDHAHDGGHGSRSEEIVRAMDFVGLDVAPDVKVGTLGARQRRLVEVARAIVGKPRIVLLDEPAAGLPDEETEHLGRVIQSIPENTGALVILVDHDMSLVSACCENTSVLDFGKMIASGPTAKVLRDPHVMRAYLGTEDVDTADAGTSTEHGEVVR from the coding sequence ATGATCACGATCACCGACCTCGTCGTGCGCTTCGGCGGCGTGACCCCGCTCGACGGGGTCAACGTCACGTTCGCCCCCGGCACCTGCGGGCTCATCGGCCCCAACGGTGCCGGCAAGACGACGTTCTTCAACGTCCTGTCGGGCTTCGTCACCCCGGCATCCGGGAGGATCGAGGCGTTCGGCGAGGACCTGCTGTCGATGACGCACTTCCGCCGCGCGCGCTGGGGCCTGCGGCGCACCTTTCAGACCGAGCAGGCCATCGAGGAGCTGACCGTGGCCAACAACGTCGGCATGGTCCTGGACCACGCCCACGACGGCGGTCACGGCTCGCGCAGCGAGGAGATCGTCCGCGCGATGGACTTCGTCGGCCTCGACGTCGCGCCCGACGTGAAGGTCGGCACGCTCGGCGCCCGCCAGCGCCGCCTCGTCGAGGTCGCCCGCGCCATCGTCGGCAAACCACGCATCGTGCTGCTCGACGAGCCCGCCGCCGGCCTGCCCGACGAGGAGACCGAGCACCTCGGCCGCGTCATCCAGAGCATTCCCGAGAACACGGGCGCGCTGGTCATCCTCGTCGACCACGACATGAGCCTCGTCTCGGCCTGCTGCGAGAACACCTCGGTGCTCGACTTCGGCAAGATGATCGCGTCGGGGCCGACCGCCAAGGTGCTGCGCGACCCGCACGTCATGCGCGCCTACCTCGGCACCGAGGACGTGGACACCGCCGACGCCGGCACATCGACCGAGCACGGCGAGGTGGTCCGGTGA
- a CDS encoding branched-chain amino acid ABC transporter permease produces the protein MSAVRTQSAPGPGAGPVAGQRQIRRGLQRREQIQLMVTGVLILFVLVALPQILSVYWITVCTAVAYISVVSLGLNLLMGRVGLVSLGQIAVLAMGAWIACKLSFSTGLPFPLVLLCTGLLTMVLGTLVGLPALRLSGLYLALITLMLAGAITVALRTMQFPNGGPGFLGNDPSSSNAVRRPAIATSDPAFFRYTVVVCVIMFALALWHVRGKAGHAWAAIRQSEPAALAAGVNITLYKMWAFALASFMTGIAGGLLAADVSRLYAISFPTSNSIVLLAVVLMGGIYSLWGAIVAGIFYSLLPALLNNWGLPADLLTILFGVGVIQVLLTAPGGLAQQFPRDMRRLAGLIAALFRRGAPAGRKPT, from the coding sequence ATGAGCGCGGTCCGAACCCAGAGCGCTCCAGGACCGGGGGCGGGGCCGGTGGCGGGGCAGCGCCAGATCCGGCGGGGGCTGCAGCGCCGCGAGCAGATCCAGCTGATGGTCACCGGCGTGCTGATCCTGTTCGTGCTGGTGGCGCTGCCGCAGATCCTCAGCGTCTACTGGATCACGGTGTGCACCGCGGTGGCCTACATCTCGGTGGTCTCACTGGGGCTGAACCTGTTGATGGGCCGCGTCGGGCTCGTCTCGCTGGGCCAGATCGCGGTGCTGGCCATGGGCGCCTGGATCGCCTGCAAGCTGTCGTTCTCGACCGGCTTGCCGTTCCCTCTGGTGCTGTTGTGCACCGGCCTGCTGACGATGGTGCTCGGCACCCTCGTCGGGCTGCCCGCGCTGCGCCTCAGCGGCCTGTATCTCGCGCTGATCACGCTGATGCTGGCCGGCGCGATCACCGTCGCGCTGCGCACGATGCAGTTCCCCAACGGCGGCCCCGGATTTCTCGGCAACGACCCGAGCTCCAGCAACGCGGTGCGGCGCCCGGCGATCGCGACCAGCGACCCCGCGTTCTTCCGTTACACCGTGGTCGTCTGCGTGATCATGTTCGCGCTCGCGCTCTGGCACGTGCGCGGCAAGGCCGGCCACGCCTGGGCCGCGATCCGCCAGAGCGAACCCGCCGCGCTGGCCGCCGGCGTGAACATCACGCTCTACAAGATGTGGGCGTTCGCGCTGGCCTCGTTCATGACCGGCATCGCCGGCGGCCTGCTGGCCGCCGACGTCAGCCGCCTGTACGCGATCTCGTTCCCCACGAGCAACTCGATCGTGCTGCTCGCCGTCGTGCTCATGGGCGGCATCTACAGCCTCTGGGGCGCGATCGTGGCCGGCATCTTCTACTCGCTGCTGCCCGCCCTGCTCAACAACTGGGGACTGCCCGCCGACCTGCTGACCATCCTCTTCGGGGTCGGCGTCATCCAGGTCCTGCTCACCGCCCCCGGCGGCCTGGCCCAGCAGTTCCCGCGCGACATGAGGCGGCTGGCCGGATTGATCGCCGCGCTGTTCAGACGCGGCGCCCCCGCGGGCAGGAAGCCGACATGA